The proteins below are encoded in one region of Rhodoflexus caldus:
- a CDS encoding ArsR/SmtB family transcription factor — MKVKHFNLSVGEQFFKALGDESRLRILFLLYKNKEMCISDLEMVLDFTQTKISRHLAYLKNAGLVNYRKIDQWVFYSIKDELSEFIEQIFRYLNKDADLQKDLKIYNTLLSNRELAANRILLGQINRWR; from the coding sequence ATGAAAGTAAAGCACTTTAATTTAAGCGTAGGCGAACAGTTTTTCAAGGCATTGGGAGATGAGTCGCGCCTGCGAATCTTGTTCTTACTGTACAAAAACAAAGAAATGTGCATTTCCGACTTGGAAATGGTGCTGGATTTTACGCAAACCAAGATTTCGCGCCATTTGGCCTATCTCAAAAATGCCGGATTGGTCAATTACCGAAAAATTGACCAATGGGTTTTTTACAGTATCAAAGACGAATTGAGCGAATTTATTGAGCAGATTTTCCGCTACCTGAACAAAGATGCCGACCTGCAAAAAGACCTGAAAATTTACAATACACTACTCTCTAACCGCGAATTGGCAGCTAACCGCATCCTGTTAGGACAAATTAACCGATGGCGCTAA
- a CDS encoding leucine-rich repeat domain-containing protein: MFLLSAGSLSAQIPTFLLRRHTASAEAAHSTRKDTILYLDLSGRNLTAIPEWVYACTNLRTLDLSRNPIAELPRRLNRLKKLHKITCDGTPIQQQRFAPDSLMTERLKSMSAARQRQVLDSFATLNSAQTEAVEQQLLKIGKLRHVRTLVINNRYLTEMPRVWKIRKLDTLNISRNRLTSLPHQMKKLKHLSAFYADYNRLTHDITWYPLPQLKKLSLISNRLEILPPAIGQYRSLISINVAGNKIAQVAPETARLQQLRQIILYGNQLTAIPDCIFDLQALEELDVYMNQITEVPEKISHLKNLTHLYLSFNRIEKLPESIAQLQHLKGLYAHRNRLSQLSDSYAALQNLEVLRVQENRLSIFPNFILQLPNIREVNVAQNQLSDLPIEKLMDLPKLSFFHANSNPFMPEFLESRLVKEFLQKGENRKLNYVITGRD; encoded by the coding sequence TTGTTTCTACTCTCAGCGGGCAGCCTTTCGGCACAAATCCCAACCTTTTTGCTTCGCCGTCATACAGCATCCGCAGAGGCTGCCCACTCTACCCGCAAAGACACTATCTTGTATCTTGATTTATCGGGACGCAACCTGACTGCTATTCCCGAATGGGTATATGCCTGCACCAATCTGCGCACGCTGGATTTGAGCCGCAATCCGATTGCCGAACTGCCGCGCCGCCTCAATCGCCTGAAAAAACTCCATAAAATCACCTGCGACGGCACGCCGATACAACAGCAACGCTTTGCACCCGACAGTTTAATGACCGAAAGGCTCAAAAGCATGTCGGCTGCCCGACAGCGTCAGGTACTGGACAGCTTCGCCACGCTGAACAGCGCACAGACTGAAGCTGTTGAGCAGCAACTATTAAAAATCGGCAAGTTGCGCCACGTTCGCACGCTGGTTATTAACAACCGCTACTTAACTGAAATGCCGCGTGTGTGGAAAATCCGCAAGTTAGATACGCTCAATATCAGCCGCAACCGCCTCACTTCGCTGCCGCACCAAATGAAGAAACTAAAGCATCTGAGTGCATTTTATGCCGACTACAACCGCCTCACACATGATATTACATGGTATCCGCTGCCGCAATTAAAAAAACTAAGCCTGATTTCCAATCGGTTGGAAATATTGCCGCCCGCAATCGGGCAATACCGCTCGCTGATATCCATCAATGTGGCCGGTAATAAAATTGCACAGGTAGCCCCCGAAACAGCCCGCTTGCAGCAGTTGCGGCAAATCATTCTGTACGGTAATCAACTTACTGCCATCCCCGACTGCATTTTTGATTTGCAGGCATTGGAAGAATTGGATGTGTACATGAATCAGATAACGGAAGTCCCCGAAAAAATCAGCCACCTGAAAAATCTGACACATTTGTACCTGTCTTTCAACCGAATTGAAAAACTGCCCGAAAGTATTGCCCAACTGCAACACTTAAAAGGTCTTTATGCGCACCGCAACCGCCTGAGTCAATTGAGTGACAGCTACGCGGCGCTGCAAAATCTGGAAGTGCTGCGCGTACAGGAAAACCGTTTGAGCATTTTCCCCAACTTCATCCTGCAACTACCCAACATTCGCGAAGTGAACGTGGCACAAAACCAACTGTCCGACCTGCCGATAGAAAAATTGATGGATTTGCCGAAACTTTCGTTTTTTCATGCCAACAGCAACCCGTTTATGCCCGAATTTTTAGAAAGTCGGCTTGTAAAAGAATTCCTGCAAAAAGGCGAAAACCGAAAACTCAACTACGTAATCACGGGCAGGGATTAA
- a CDS encoding DUF542 domain-containing protein codes for MLSREKSLSELVAEHHSIGAVLHLFGIDFCQHGNKTLEAVCREKRMSTAPILKEWESMRQQERFSMPELLKGYTVDAIIDYLKNSHRVFMRRRLPYMQHLVSRAQPQNLSSAMQETLDDLKIAFPLFAEDFVRHILEEENETFRYILVLDDALYHRGGLGKAFFAMQKHTMQSIAAHHHDDDDDMRGIRELTRDYATDATTPLVIRVLYSELQRFENELQAHAAIENRILLPKAFALESKVKRLMQEKAGLN; via the coding sequence ATGCTGTCGCGTGAAAAAAGCCTTTCCGAGTTGGTTGCAGAGCATCATTCCATCGGTGCGGTATTGCATTTGTTTGGCATTGATTTTTGTCAGCATGGCAATAAAACATTAGAAGCGGTTTGTCGCGAGAAGCGCATGAGCACAGCCCCCATCTTGAAAGAGTGGGAGTCTATGCGACAACAAGAGCGATTTTCCATGCCCGAGTTGCTCAAAGGCTACACGGTAGATGCCATTATTGACTACCTGAAAAATTCGCATCGCGTGTTTATGCGCCGCCGCCTGCCCTATATGCAACACTTGGTGAGCCGTGCACAGCCGCAAAACCTGTCATCTGCCATGCAGGAAACGCTGGACGATTTGAAAATTGCTTTCCCGCTGTTTGCAGAAGATTTTGTACGCCACATTTTGGAAGAAGAAAACGAAACTTTCCGCTATATTTTGGTGCTGGACGATGCCCTGTATCATCGCGGCGGATTGGGTAAAGCCTTTTTTGCTATGCAGAAACATACTATGCAGAGCATTGCGGCACACCACCACGACGATGACGACGATATGCGCGGCATCCGCGAACTAACCCGCGACTATGCAACCGATGCCACCACTCCGTTGGTTATTCGCGTGCTTTACTCCGAGCTGCAACGCTTTGAAAATGAGTTGCAAGCACATGCAGCCATAGAAAATCGCATCCTTTTGCCCAAAGCCTTTGCGCTGGAAAGTAAAGTGAAGCGCCTGATGCAGGAAAAAGCGGGATTGAATTAA
- a CDS encoding ATP-binding protein, with product MLLLRLLPFIFCFLGLWPLAAAQQEILLHGKVVFDDGRPAVNIEFQVDNLRPFTTDRKGQFGSMIPASFNSPKQVRVNNDKLSVVNWFYDTEQQLLQITLRASQQNLVGRVITRTGDPINNANVAVIVQGTEVGSGISDENGYFAFFIPADIKLSPQATVKVNQSVLSTDDVKISLNDRNNYFLHLYYKQPANAELYAVVVYDHQKRLQNEARVIYNRQEFAADSKGVIYVPLSGLQDMPKLKVAGGVVTARNFSTPLKRISLYTAPAAPAKAATDTGQAYMRYFDEITRSLEGNRAEIEKYNTLITHEMEKLTKRFSADNNIHPEEARRYLARMEILEQLLLKNHSLMTAGNEQTRSALMRLKDAIAARDSLSQITHQQIAELADKNAELDRANKRIESDTQFKLMIAAGLITAFVGMSLAIGYLYKRTVRQKEQLEVTNTELRTTLAALKKTQAQLVQQDRMTSLGQMAAGIAHEINNPINFIYAGADSLRRNFIDLKQLLTIYRNPALHNGSKQSAIEQWEKVHNADMLLNESEELVASLKRGATRTFEIVQGLRSFARIDEENLIKLTNIEESLDNVLMLLSGQFASRIQIEKYYGNIPKIECYPARLNQVFLNLLINAIESIDNQGIIFITTTYPAKGRHVPSDMKDAVAITIADTGRGISQKHLPHIFDPFFTTKEVGDGVGLGLSIALGIVKEHGGNIVANSREGKGSQFLIILPRQLAHT from the coding sequence ATGTTGTTGTTGCGCCTTCTGCCTTTTATTTTTTGCTTTCTCGGCCTTTGGCCGCTTGCGGCAGCTCAGCAAGAGATACTGTTGCACGGCAAGGTTGTGTTTGATGACGGACGACCTGCTGTAAATATTGAATTTCAGGTAGATAACTTACGTCCTTTCACTACCGACAGAAAAGGCCAATTTGGCAGCATGATTCCTGCCTCGTTCAACAGCCCGAAACAGGTACGCGTAAACAATGACAAACTTTCCGTAGTCAATTGGTTTTACGATACGGAACAGCAACTGCTGCAAATCACCCTTCGGGCATCGCAGCAAAACCTCGTCGGCAGGGTTATTACACGCACCGGCGACCCTATTAACAATGCCAATGTTGCCGTTATCGTACAAGGCACGGAAGTAGGCAGCGGCATCAGCGATGAAAACGGCTATTTCGCGTTTTTCATACCCGCCGACATCAAACTTTCGCCACAGGCTACCGTCAAAGTCAATCAGTCAGTGCTTAGCACCGATGATGTGAAAATATCTTTAAACGACCGCAACAACTACTTTCTGCATTTGTATTACAAGCAGCCCGCCAATGCGGAGTTGTATGCAGTTGTTGTTTATGACCATCAGAAACGACTGCAAAACGAGGCGCGCGTGATTTACAATCGGCAGGAATTTGCAGCCGACAGCAAAGGTGTTATTTACGTGCCTTTATCGGGGTTGCAGGATATGCCGAAACTCAAAGTAGCAGGCGGTGTTGTTACTGCACGCAATTTCAGCACCCCGCTCAAACGCATCAGCCTCTACACGGCACCTGCTGCCCCTGCCAAAGCGGCAACAGACACCGGGCAGGCATACATGCGCTATTTTGACGAAATTACGCGGTCGCTGGAAGGCAATCGTGCAGAAATTGAAAAATACAACACCCTCATCACCCATGAGATGGAAAAACTGACCAAGCGTTTTTCCGCCGATAACAACATCCACCCCGAAGAAGCCCGCCGCTATTTGGCACGCATGGAAATTTTGGAGCAATTGCTGCTAAAAAACCACAGCCTGATGACAGCAGGCAACGAACAGACCCGCAGCGCTTTAATGCGTCTGAAAGATGCCATTGCCGCAAGGGACTCGCTTTCCCAAATCACGCATCAACAGATAGCCGAACTTGCCGATAAAAATGCCGAACTTGACCGCGCCAACAAGCGCATAGAAAGCGATACGCAGTTTAAACTCATGATTGCCGCCGGATTAATCACCGCTTTTGTGGGGATGAGTTTGGCCATTGGCTACCTCTACAAACGCACCGTTCGCCAAAAGGAGCAATTGGAAGTTACCAATACCGAACTGCGCACCACACTGGCAGCACTTAAAAAAACACAGGCACAATTAGTACAGCAAGACCGCATGACCTCACTGGGACAAATGGCGGCAGGCATTGCGCATGAAATCAACAACCCTATCAATTTTATTTATGCAGGAGCCGATTCGCTGCGAAGAAATTTTATTGATTTAAAACAACTGCTGACCATTTACCGCAATCCGGCACTGCACAACGGCAGCAAGCAAAGTGCTATTGAACAATGGGAGAAAGTCCACAACGCCGACATGTTGCTCAACGAAAGCGAAGAACTTGTTGCAAGCCTCAAACGAGGGGCTACCCGTACCTTTGAAATTGTACAGGGATTGCGCAGCTTCGCCCGTATAGATGAAGAAAATCTCATCAAACTAACCAACATTGAAGAAAGTTTAGACAATGTGCTTATGCTGTTGAGCGGGCAATTTGCCAGCCGTATCCAAATAGAAAAATACTACGGAAACATTCCGAAGATAGAGTGCTACCCTGCCCGATTGAATCAGGTGTTTCTCAATTTATTGATTAACGCCATAGAATCCATTGACAATCAGGGCATTATATTTATTACCACTACTTACCCCGCCAAAGGACGGCACGTACCGTCCGACATGAAGGATGCCGTAGCAATCACCATTGCCGATACAGGCCGCGGTATTTCCCAGAAACATCTGCCCCATATTTTTGACCCCTTTTTTACTACCAAAGAAGTTGGCGATGGCGTAGGCCTCGGGCTTTCCATCGCATTAGGCATCGTAAAAGAACACGGCGGCAATATCGTCGCCAACAGCCGCGAAGGAAAAGGCAGCCAATTTCTCATTATTTTACCGCGTCAATTAGCCCATACCTGA
- a CDS encoding ArnT family glycosyltransferase — translation MPANQKISWLIAFVAAVTFMPFLGGISLFDWDEVNFAECAREMIELGDYLRVHIDYLPFWEKPPFFIWLQAIAMHLFGIGEYAARFPNAVCGAITLVLLFQVGARLNGTRFGLLWAGAYFGSILPHLYFRSGIIDPWFNLFIFLGFYFFVLFYWRKDGIKGITLQRGAWYYLIVGGLWLSVAILTKGPAALLIVGLCLGVYWVLERFRWYAHIGHFAAYALISASAMLIWYGIDTLKNGPWLAIEFTKYQYRLFSTPDAGHAGFPGYHFVVLLLGCFPASVFAIRAMTMPRPTGEKTAQTDFKRWMTILFWVVLILFTIVKSKIVHYSSMCYFPLTYLAAVAVEQILQGNIAFNKWMRGGLLVIGSLWALALIVVPSLAQNAAALKPLLAADPFAQANLDAVVRWYGWEGITGIIFLAGTVWGIRQLSNPAQAQSGVVALFGATALMVTMVMYLYLPKIVQYTQGAPVAFFRQLEGKDCYVYTYGYRSYAHWFYAKTKPDTRPKTEDGQAWQDYLFKGAVDKDVYISCKIFSRAELDNIPTLRFLYEQNGFVFYKRQKSE, via the coding sequence ATGCCTGCCAACCAAAAAATTTCGTGGCTGATAGCCTTTGTTGCCGCTGTTACGTTTATGCCCTTTCTGGGTGGTATCAGTTTGTTTGATTGGGACGAGGTAAACTTTGCCGAGTGCGCCCGCGAAATGATTGAATTGGGCGACTACCTGCGCGTACACATAGACTACCTGCCGTTTTGGGAGAAACCGCCGTTTTTCATCTGGTTGCAGGCCATTGCGATGCACTTGTTTGGCATCGGCGAATATGCAGCCCGCTTTCCGAACGCGGTTTGCGGTGCCATAACGCTGGTGCTGCTCTTCCAAGTCGGGGCACGGCTGAACGGTACGCGCTTCGGCTTGCTTTGGGCAGGTGCTTACTTCGGTTCTATCTTGCCGCACCTGTATTTCCGCTCCGGCATTATTGACCCTTGGTTTAACTTGTTCATTTTCTTGGGTTTTTACTTTTTCGTGCTGTTCTATTGGCGGAAAGACGGCATCAAAGGCATCACTTTGCAACGCGGTGCGTGGTATTACCTCATTGTTGGCGGGTTATGGCTCTCTGTGGCCATCTTGACCAAAGGGCCTGCCGCGCTGCTGATTGTTGGTTTGTGTCTGGGGGTTTATTGGGTGCTGGAACGCTTCCGTTGGTATGCGCACATTGGGCATTTTGCGGCTTATGCGCTCATCAGTGCTTCGGCGATGCTGATTTGGTACGGCATTGACACGCTCAAAAACGGCCCTTGGCTGGCGATAGAATTTACCAAATATCAATACCGATTGTTCAGTACGCCCGATGCAGGCCATGCGGGATTCCCGGGCTATCACTTCGTGGTGTTACTGCTGGGCTGCTTCCCTGCTTCTGTTTTTGCCATTCGCGCCATGACTATGCCGCGCCCGACAGGCGAAAAGACCGCTCAAACGGATTTTAAACGCTGGATGACGATTTTATTTTGGGTTGTGCTGATTTTGTTTACTATCGTTAAGTCTAAAATTGTGCATTATTCTTCCATGTGCTACTTCCCGCTGACCTATCTGGCGGCTGTGGCAGTGGAGCAAATCCTGCAAGGCAATATCGCTTTCAACAAATGGATGCGCGGCGGACTGCTGGTAATTGGCTCTCTTTGGGCACTGGCGCTGATTGTGGTGCCTTCGCTGGCACAAAATGCTGCTGCACTCAAACCGCTGCTTGCTGCCGACCCGTTCGCACAAGCCAATCTGGATGCGGTTGTGCGTTGGTACGGCTGGGAAGGCATCACGGGCATCATTTTCCTTGCCGGAACGGTTTGGGGCATCCGACAGTTGAGCAACCCTGCCCAAGCACAATCGGGCGTGGTTGCGCTGTTTGGGGCTACGGCGCTCATGGTTACGATGGTGATGTACCTCTACCTGCCCAAAATTGTGCAATACACGCAGGGCGCACCCGTTGCATTTTTCCGCCAATTGGAAGGCAAGGATTGCTACGTTTATACCTACGGCTACCGTAGCTATGCGCATTGGTTCTATGCCAAAACCAAACCCGATACGCGCCCCAAAACAGAAGACGGGCAGGCATGGCAGGACTACCTGTTCAAAGGGGCTGTGGATAAGGATGTGTATATTTCCTGCAAAATTTTCAGCCGTGCCGAGTTGGACAACATCCCAACCCTGCGATTCCTGTATGAACAAAACGGGTTTGTGTTTTACAAACGGCAGAAAAGTGAGTAG
- a CDS encoding L-threonylcarbamoyladenylate synthase: protein MMAELISIHPQNPEPQKIRRVVECLREGGVIIYPTDTVYGIGCDLYSAKAIERICRIKGVKPNKMHLSFICYDLSDISNYARQIPNAVFRVMKKALPGPFTFILESSSEVPKIVGQKKNQVGIRVPDHNVPRAIVKELGNPILTTSIKDEDEIVQYMTDPSLINDKYGHVVDMVIDSGYGGNVPSTVVLCEQDGTMEVVREGLGDFELYL, encoded by the coding sequence ATTATGGCAGAGTTAATCAGCATTCATCCGCAAAATCCCGAACCGCAGAAAATTCGCCGAGTGGTAGAATGTCTGCGAGAGGGGGGCGTTATCATCTACCCGACCGATACGGTTTACGGCATCGGTTGCGACCTGTACAGCGCCAAAGCGATTGAGCGCATCTGCCGCATCAAAGGCGTAAAGCCTAACAAAATGCACCTGTCGTTTATTTGTTACGACCTGTCCGACATCAGCAACTACGCACGCCAGATTCCCAACGCCGTGTTTCGGGTGATGAAAAAAGCACTGCCCGGCCCTTTTACCTTCATTCTGGAATCGAGCAGCGAAGTGCCTAAAATTGTAGGACAGAAAAAAAATCAGGTAGGCATCCGTGTGCCCGACCACAACGTACCCCGTGCAATTGTCAAAGAATTGGGCAACCCGATTTTGACAACGTCCATCAAAGACGAGGACGAAATCGTTCAGTACATGACCGACCCCTCGCTTATCAACGACAAATACGGGCACGTGGTGGATATGGTGATTGATTCGGGCTACGGCGGCAACGTTCCTTCAACGGTAGTACTTTGCGAACAAGATGGCACTATGGAAGTAGTACGGGAAGGATTAGGAGATTTTGAGTTATATTTATAA
- a CDS encoding response regulator, with the protein MMLPQRQAKILYVDDEIDNLTIFKAAFRRLYDIQTALSGKEALQMMRNQPPEHPFDVLITDQRMPEMTGVELLEIAAAEFPQTVRMMLTGYSDMEAIIRAINKGNIFRYLTKPWELDELRQAIDEAFIMARQRNHLATETADTNAPQTAEWGILMQLQQIIQPTEEAVKAVCKDAFIFRPQAGQPEKSMMAFYHLAEKKQSLVITAVCLTEDLPKGAIFSLIIKHLTDSAVLNGITLPACLLAELQLNFCTASRIMPHVTDLSIGITLINHQANRLIFAGTCQNLIVITAGETQVLQGMPQPLGKSNNAFNADDFQQHEQPFSPNRTVFYMATTGMAEHLCGFKNRAFAGQYLVEILEELHNLPAVRQKQLIRSLWDEWQAQPTAAANTPATDPLIIGISI; encoded by the coding sequence ATGATGCTTCCGCAAAGGCAGGCAAAAATCCTGTACGTAGATGATGAGATTGATAATCTGACCATCTTTAAAGCAGCTTTTCGCAGATTATACGATATTCAAACCGCCCTTTCGGGCAAAGAAGCGCTGCAAATGATGCGCAATCAGCCGCCTGAGCACCCCTTTGACGTGCTGATTACCGACCAACGCATGCCCGAAATGACAGGCGTGGAACTCTTGGAGATAGCTGCCGCAGAGTTTCCGCAAACCGTGCGCATGATGCTCACAGGCTACTCCGACATGGAAGCCATCATCCGCGCCATCAACAAGGGCAATATTTTTCGCTATTTGACCAAACCTTGGGAACTTGACGAGCTTCGCCAAGCCATAGATGAAGCCTTCATTATGGCAAGGCAACGCAATCACTTAGCGACCGAAACTGCCGATACCAATGCTCCGCAAACGGCAGAATGGGGCATTTTAATGCAACTGCAACAAATCATACAACCGACCGAAGAAGCCGTCAAAGCCGTATGCAAAGATGCTTTTATCTTTCGCCCGCAGGCCGGACAACCCGAGAAATCAATGATGGCTTTTTACCATTTGGCAGAAAAAAAACAAAGCCTTGTCATCACTGCCGTCTGCCTGACCGAAGACCTGCCCAAAGGCGCTATTTTTAGCCTGATAATCAAACACTTGACAGACAGCGCCGTGCTCAATGGCATCACCCTGCCCGCCTGCTTGCTGGCCGAATTGCAACTCAACTTTTGCACAGCCTCCCGCATTATGCCGCATGTAACCGACCTTTCCATAGGCATCACGCTCATTAACCATCAGGCCAACCGATTGATATTTGCCGGAACTTGCCAAAACCTGATAGTTATTACGGCAGGCGAAACACAAGTTTTGCAAGGTATGCCCCAACCATTGGGTAAAAGCAATAATGCCTTCAATGCGGATGATTTCCAACAACACGAGCAGCCGTTCAGCCCTAATCGGACAGTCTTTTATATGGCTACCACGGGCATGGCAGAGCATCTGTGCGGCTTCAAAAACAGGGCTTTTGCCGGGCAATATCTCGTAGAAATTCTGGAAGAATTGCATAATTTGCCCGCTGTACGCCAAAAACAACTCATCCGTTCGCTGTGGGACGAGTGGCAGGCGCAACCAACCGCTGCCGCCAACACCCCCGCGACAGACCCTCTGATAATCGGCATAAGCATTTAA
- a CDS encoding bifunctional 5,10-methylenetetrahydrofolate dehydrogenase/5,10-methenyltetrahydrofolate cyclohydrolase yields MILIDGKAVSEKIQEQIREEVARRKAEGRRIPHLAAVLVGNDGASETYVGSKVRTCERIGFHSTLIRLPETISEAELLAQVHSLNENPDIDGYIVQLPLPKHINAEKITYAISPEKDVDGFHPANVGKLALGLPTFIPATPFGIVQLLAHYGIATEGKHCVVVGRSNIVGMPMGLLMSRNAYPGNCTVTITHSRTPNLAEETRRADILIAALGRPEFIKADMVKEGAVVIDVGITRVPDASKKSGYSIKGDVAFDEVAPKCSYITPVPGGVGPMTIASLLKNTLLACGEE; encoded by the coding sequence ATGATTCTCATAGACGGCAAAGCGGTATCGGAAAAGATACAGGAACAAATCAGGGAAGAAGTGGCAAGGCGCAAGGCAGAAGGCCGACGCATTCCGCATTTGGCGGCAGTGCTGGTAGGCAACGACGGCGCAAGCGAAACCTACGTAGGCAGCAAAGTCCGTACTTGCGAGCGCATCGGTTTTCACTCTACGCTCATTCGCTTGCCCGAGACCATCAGCGAAGCCGAACTGCTGGCACAGGTGCACAGCCTGAATGAAAACCCCGACATTGACGGCTACATTGTGCAACTGCCTTTGCCGAAACATATCAACGCCGAAAAAATTACGTATGCCATCAGCCCCGAAAAAGATGTGGATGGTTTTCATCCGGCCAATGTGGGCAAATTAGCACTGGGGCTGCCTACTTTTATCCCTGCCACGCCTTTCGGCATTGTGCAACTACTGGCGCACTACGGCATTGCCACCGAAGGCAAGCATTGCGTAGTGGTAGGCCGCAGCAATATTGTAGGTATGCCGATGGGGCTGCTCATGTCGCGCAATGCCTACCCGGGCAACTGTACGGTTACGATTACGCACAGCCGCACCCCCAACTTGGCAGAGGAAACCCGCCGCGCCGATATCCTGATAGCTGCCCTTGGACGACCTGAATTTATCAAGGCCGATATGGTGAAGGAAGGTGCCGTGGTGATAGACGTAGGCATTACCCGCGTGCCCGATGCTTCCAAAAAATCGGGTTACAGCATCAAAGGCGACGTGGCATTTGACGAAGTTGCGCCGAAATGCAGCTACATCACGCCCGTTCCCGGCGGCGTAGGGCCAATGACCATTGCTTCGCTGTTGAAAAATACGCTGTTGGCTTGTGGGGAGGAGTAA